Proteins co-encoded in one Acaryochloris thomasi RCC1774 genomic window:
- a CDS encoding tetratricopeptide repeat protein has protein sequence MPHEPYSTLIETLLGRYLSGEFLSKEALQHAFATEWQQLSSQMTVEGELLERCLSEREQELQAQAGQFSKDQVPAKVERSCRGMKMLQKAWEELAVKTQNATIITAATQKIVAAPDKQQALLALLGELDLNRTPIFTNQDIEQLAAALKQSGQNRSLAAAQDLKQVTSGLKKGLAACRRLQSHVTGWIFDAPTREAGFQRGQSPWEFWARKLDATPTQTTNAFFQAEPAQPLARLSLTQTLFKLIAQQQISIQQWAAQASTCQLSDWIELMIVMRFLQRGLVSWFDQQAYDTRVGPKLSISSYLTFASIWSELAVGTRQLAQQQSFSDAYFQITLQILRSFAQQSYFPLYGGVFAAFDGGYLNMTLDYLDVPLKQVEGTHEKARILTLLGYSQRALGRNQQALDFHQQALDVARTAKDRACEIANLNHLSRTHISLKEYAQAIDDSQRALILSREQGDRRGEANSLTNLGFSQVCAAQQLEQADPDRYVISMRYLQQGLEIAEKLNDLQSQALCHSSLGIAHLTLSQPQEAIRALEAGLGAANLSGDSYLKGLNFTNLAEAFHVLEQPASAIHYGCLGMYLLKQIESPDWSQAAGLLTVLKGKVGADAFQDLLQEQRPRIIQEIGVDGYDFIPELLAQY, from the coding sequence ATGCCACACGAACCTTATTCCACACTGATTGAAACTCTTCTCGGTCGCTACTTGAGCGGTGAGTTTCTGTCCAAAGAAGCTTTACAGCATGCCTTCGCAACGGAGTGGCAGCAGTTAAGTTCGCAAATGACTGTCGAGGGAGAGCTGCTAGAACGCTGTTTATCTGAGCGAGAGCAGGAGCTTCAGGCTCAGGCGGGTCAATTTTCAAAGGATCAAGTCCCAGCAAAGGTTGAGCGCTCATGTCGTGGCATGAAAATGCTGCAAAAGGCTTGGGAAGAGCTAGCCGTCAAAACACAGAATGCAACGATCATTACCGCTGCCACTCAAAAAATTGTCGCAGCTCCAGACAAACAACAGGCATTGCTTGCCTTACTCGGAGAGCTAGATCTCAATCGCACCCCTATCTTTACAAACCAGGATATTGAGCAACTGGCTGCTGCACTCAAGCAAAGCGGGCAGAATCGTAGTCTCGCTGCAGCGCAGGATCTCAAGCAGGTCACTTCTGGCCTCAAGAAGGGCTTGGCAGCTTGTCGTCGGCTGCAGAGCCATGTCACCGGCTGGATTTTCGATGCCCCAACGAGAGAAGCGGGTTTTCAAAGGGGCCAAAGCCCTTGGGAGTTTTGGGCTAGGAAGCTGGACGCAACTCCGACCCAAACGACAAACGCCTTTTTTCAGGCTGAACCGGCTCAGCCGTTGGCGCGGTTATCTTTAACCCAAACATTGTTCAAGCTCATTGCTCAGCAACAGATCTCTATTCAACAGTGGGCAGCCCAAGCCTCGACCTGTCAGTTGAGTGACTGGATTGAGCTGATGATTGTGATGCGGTTCCTGCAGCGGGGGTTAGTGTCATGGTTTGATCAGCAGGCCTATGACACAAGAGTGGGGCCAAAACTCTCGATCTCGTCATATCTGACGTTTGCCAGCATCTGGTCTGAGCTAGCGGTTGGGACCCGGCAACTGGCTCAACAGCAAAGCTTTTCCGACGCATACTTCCAGATCACGCTGCAAATTTTACGCAGCTTTGCTCAGCAGTCCTATTTCCCGCTCTACGGTGGCGTCTTTGCGGCCTTTGACGGTGGCTATCTGAATATGACCCTGGACTATCTAGATGTCCCGCTTAAGCAAGTGGAGGGAACCCATGAGAAAGCCCGCATTCTGACGCTCCTCGGCTACTCTCAAAGAGCTTTGGGACGCAATCAACAGGCACTTGACTTTCATCAGCAGGCTTTGGATGTTGCTCGAACGGCCAAAGATAGAGCCTGTGAGATTGCCAACCTCAATCACCTCAGTCGGACTCATATCTCTCTGAAGGAATATGCTCAAGCGATTGATGACAGCCAGCGGGCTTTGATCCTCAGTCGTGAGCAAGGTGATCGTCGAGGTGAGGCAAATTCGCTCACTAATTTGGGGTTCAGTCAAGTTTGCGCGGCGCAGCAACTAGAGCAAGCGGATCCAGATCGCTACGTTATTTCTATGCGCTATCTTCAGCAGGGATTAGAGATCGCAGAGAAGTTAAACGATCTGCAGAGTCAGGCGTTGTGTCACAGCAGTCTAGGTATTGCACACCTAACATTGTCTCAGCCACAAGAGGCGATCCGTGCCCTTGAAGCCGGTTTAGGAGCCGCAAATCTGTCAGGCGACTCGTATCTTAAGGGATTGAACTTCACTAATTTAGCTGAAGCCTTTCATGTTTTAGAACAGCCCGCGTCTGCAATTCATTACGGTTGTCTGGGGATGTATCTGCTCAAGCAAATTGAGTCTCCTGACTGGTCTCAAGCCGCAGGATTGCTCACTGTGCTCAAAGGAAAAGTCGGTGCAGATGCTTTTCAAGATCTGCTTCAAGAGCAGCGCCCTAGAATCATTCAAGAAATTGGAGTAGACGGATATGACTTTATCCCTGAGCTGCTGGCTCAATACTAG
- a CDS encoding acyltransferase family protein, with protein MSASPAATVPTAQRRLRSLDVFRGIAIAGMLLVNKAGITAEVYPWLAHADWDGWTLADLVFPFFLYIVGVAMAFSLAKYTSNNQPTPAVYWRIVRRGLLLFALGLLLNGFWSYDLSTIRVMGVLQRISLAYVVTALLVLKLPRKAQWGATAVLLIGYWLALTVIPVPEYGAGTLTRVGNFGAYIDRLIIPSAHLYAGDQFENMGDPEGLFGTLPAIATTLLGYFTGTWLRTTAVIKGVRSSSQSTTLAMFGLGSLVVGQVWSIWFPINKKLWSSSFVMFTVGLALLLLAACYELIEVRGQKRWGKPLEVLGLNSIFIFVASVLVIKLLVKTNIGSGDEAPSTYTWIYEHVFLSWSGAATAGFLFSFATLLFWWVVAYGLHWRRWYITV; from the coding sequence ATGTCTGCTTCACCTGCCGCTACGGTGCCAACTGCCCAAAGACGCCTGCGTTCTCTTGATGTCTTTCGAGGAATTGCGATCGCAGGTATGCTCTTGGTCAACAAGGCTGGGATCACAGCGGAGGTCTATCCCTGGCTAGCCCACGCAGACTGGGATGGCTGGACTTTAGCAGATCTTGTGTTTCCGTTTTTTTTATACATCGTTGGCGTGGCAATGGCCTTTTCCCTGGCAAAGTATACGTCAAACAATCAACCGACCCCGGCGGTCTACTGGCGGATCGTGCGGCGGGGGCTGCTGCTGTTCGCGCTGGGGCTGCTGCTCAACGGCTTCTGGTCCTACGACCTCAGCACGATTCGAGTGATGGGCGTTCTACAGCGGATTAGCTTGGCCTATGTCGTGACGGCGCTGCTGGTATTGAAGCTACCGCGCAAGGCTCAGTGGGGAGCGACAGCAGTTTTGCTGATCGGCTACTGGCTGGCACTGACAGTGATTCCGGTGCCAGAGTATGGGGCCGGGACTTTGACGCGGGTCGGCAATTTTGGGGCCTATATTGATCGTCTGATTATTCCTAGCGCTCATCTGTATGCTGGAGACCAGTTTGAGAATATGGGCGACCCGGAGGGATTGTTCGGGACTTTACCTGCGATCGCAACCACTCTACTCGGCTACTTCACAGGGACATGGCTGCGAACCACGGCTGTAATCAAAGGCGTACGGTCATCAAGCCAAAGCACCACATTGGCAATGTTCGGCCTCGGTAGCCTAGTGGTGGGACAGGTCTGGAGCATCTGGTTCCCGATCAACAAAAAGCTCTGGAGCAGCTCTTTTGTGATGTTCACGGTGGGGCTGGCGCTGCTGCTGTTGGCCGCCTGTTACGAACTGATTGAGGTACGCGGTCAAAAACGCTGGGGTAAACCGCTAGAGGTGCTGGGACTTAATTCGATTTTTATCTTTGTTGCGTCAGTCTTGGTGATTAAGCTGCTCGTGAAAACAAACATCGGCTCTGGAGACGAAGCGCCATCGACATATACATGGATCTATGAGCATGTTTTCTTGAGCTGGTCAGGCGCAGCCACGGCAGGCTTCTTGTTCTCCTTTGCAACTCTGCTATTTTGGTGGGTAGTGGCCTACGGTCTGCACTGGCGGCGGTGGTACATCACTGTTTGA
- a CDS encoding type II toxin-antitoxin system VapC family toxin — protein MNIVADTNIFLAVTLEEESKDRIIEVTEGCSLYAPEILPYEIGNALSAMVKRHQIEGMMLQRFITSLRKFQSVLPKLIFLKL, from the coding sequence ATGAATATTGTTGCAGACACCAATATATTTTTGGCAGTGACGCTTGAGGAAGAAAGCAAAGACCGCATTATTGAAGTAACAGAAGGCTGTTCGCTTTATGCTCCAGAAATCTTGCCCTATGAAATAGGTAACGCACTATCGGCAATGGTAAAAAGGCATCAGATTGAGGGAATGATGTTACAGCGATTTATCACATCACTCAGAAAATTCCAGTCAGTCTTGCCAAAGTTGATATTCCTAAAGCTTTAG
- the rsmI gene encoding 16S rRNA (cytidine(1402)-2'-O)-methyltransferase, producing MPQVPDHSLGELYVVGTPIGNLEDISFRAIRILKMVDAIASEDTRHTGKLLHHFEIKTPQISYHQHNHKQRAPELLARLQQGQSLALVSDAGLPGISDPGYELVQTCVAANINVVPIPGPSAALTALTASGLPSDRFCFEGFLAAKGAERRDHLAQFEAEPRTIILYESPHRLRQTLQDLCTTLGADRQIVIARELTKLHETFWRGTVEDAISKYETQNPRGEYTLIIAGKPIVETVHTDDELRQKLQTLIDQGISPSQASRQLASILGVSRRYLYRLSLDLVSGSAP from the coding sequence ATGCCGCAGGTTCCCGATCACTCATTAGGTGAGCTTTATGTGGTGGGGACTCCCATTGGCAACCTCGAAGATATTAGCTTTAGAGCCATTCGCATTCTGAAGATGGTGGATGCGATCGCATCTGAAGACACCCGTCACACCGGCAAACTGCTGCATCATTTCGAAATCAAAACACCCCAGATTAGCTACCACCAACACAACCACAAGCAGCGTGCACCTGAACTACTCGCCCGACTGCAGCAGGGACAGTCCTTAGCCCTCGTCAGCGATGCAGGTCTACCCGGAATTTCTGATCCTGGCTATGAGCTTGTCCAGACATGCGTGGCAGCCAATATTAATGTCGTACCTATTCCCGGTCCCAGTGCAGCATTAACGGCTTTAACCGCTTCTGGACTGCCCAGCGATCGCTTTTGCTTTGAAGGTTTCTTAGCCGCTAAGGGCGCTGAGCGACGGGACCATCTTGCTCAATTTGAAGCAGAACCTCGGACGATCATTCTGTATGAATCTCCCCATCGACTGCGGCAAACGCTGCAGGATTTATGTACAACGTTGGGGGCTGATAGGCAGATCGTGATTGCGCGGGAACTTACAAAGCTCCATGAGACCTTTTGGCGAGGGACGGTGGAGGATGCGATCTCAAAGTACGAAACTCAAAATCCACGGGGAGAATATACGTTGATCATTGCTGGCAAACCAATTGTAGAGACTGTCCACACAGATGACGAACTAAGACAAAAGCTACAAACTTTAATTGATCAGGGCATCTCGCCCTCGCAGGCAAGTCGGCAACTGGCCTCAATCCTTGGTGTTTCTCGACGATATCTTTATCGACTCTCGTTAGATTTAGTTTCTGGCTCTGCTCCTTAA
- a CDS encoding surface-adhesin E family protein has protein sequence MLKCRTLILVMGLTLSFVLCSALPARATQWQQVAESAEGNVRQYIDTDSIQRSGRFVTVASYMEAIQATGTETENYTTEYDCERDRYRDIEPEQQPSKGNWEPIEDDPLNEAARQSACDQ, from the coding sequence ATGCTAAAGTGTCGAACGCTAATTCTGGTAATGGGATTGACGCTGAGTTTTGTCCTCTGCTCAGCACTTCCCGCACGAGCGACTCAATGGCAGCAGGTGGCAGAATCAGCCGAGGGTAATGTACGTCAATACATCGATACTGATTCTATACAACGATCAGGGAGGTTTGTGACTGTAGCCAGCTACATGGAAGCGATCCAGGCTACAGGGACTGAGACTGAGAATTACACCACTGAGTATGATTGTGAACGCGATCGCTACCGAGATATCGAGCCAGAGCAGCAGCCCAGCAAAGGCAACTGGGAACCTATTGAGGATGATCCCCTCAATGAAGCAGCTCGACAATCAGCTTGTGACCAGTAA
- the arsH gene encoding arsenical resistance protein ArsH, with product MTFEHKPRILFLYGSLRERSYSRLAAEEAARIIEEIGAEVRFFDPRGLPLHGAEPETHPKVQELRTLVQWSEGQAWSSPELHGNISGLMKTQIDWVPLTLGAIRPTQGKTLAVMQVSGGSQSFNAVNSMRLLGRWMRMFTIPNQSSVAKAYQEFHEDGTMKDSAYRDRIVDVMEELYKFTLLLRDKVDHLTDRHSERKAEASKKASET from the coding sequence ATGACTTTTGAGCACAAACCCCGCATTTTGTTTTTGTACGGTTCCTTACGGGAGCGTTCCTACAGTCGCCTTGCAGCAGAAGAAGCCGCGCGAATCATTGAAGAGATTGGTGCAGAGGTCCGTTTCTTTGATCCTCGGGGACTGCCGCTGCACGGTGCTGAACCTGAAACCCATCCTAAAGTGCAGGAACTGCGGACCCTTGTGCAGTGGTCAGAGGGGCAGGCATGGTCGAGTCCTGAACTCCACGGCAATATTTCGGGCTTGATGAAAACTCAGATTGACTGGGTGCCCCTAACGCTAGGCGCAATCCGGCCCACCCAAGGGAAAACGCTAGCGGTGATGCAAGTCTCTGGCGGATCCCAATCGTTCAATGCAGTTAACTCAATGCGCCTATTGGGCCGCTGGATGCGGATGTTTACCATTCCCAATCAATCGTCTGTTGCCAAAGCCTATCAGGAGTTCCATGAAGACGGCACGATGAAAGACTCTGCCTATCGCGATCGCATCGTAGATGTCATGGAAGAACTCTACAAGTTCACCCTACTGCTGCGGGACAAGGTCGATCATCTCACCGATCGTCATAGTGAGCGCAAAGCTGAAGCCAGCAAAAAAGCATCTGAGACCTAA
- a CDS encoding polysaccharide deacetylase family protein, which produces MAYSTSNNRSWSLAVVGAALLGIGGLVWQFTGLRTAVPNLVNPSAISQATLIAESEAAFAHTAGLIAEAEKQKLYNVTVPPQFVGKTIKDVKLKPDQKYIALTFDDGPWPEVTNNILYTLKAHGVRATFFVVGLHVQTYPEQLRQVVAEGHVLANHTWNHRYHKFSSAEAAVQLKKTADIIYKETGVKTALFRPPGGKLHNGLVKYANAHKYSSIMWSQDSGDTSRISSSRILANILAGAKPGAIILMHDGGGDRLKTASMLPQAIKELKKRGYQFVTVPELFELSAQNNAPN; this is translated from the coding sequence ATGGCCTACTCGACGAGTAATAATCGTTCCTGGAGTTTAGCTGTTGTGGGGGCAGCGCTACTGGGGATCGGGGGACTGGTGTGGCAGTTCACGGGTTTACGCACCGCGGTGCCAAACTTGGTGAATCCCAGCGCCATCAGCCAAGCAACGCTCATAGCGGAATCAGAGGCTGCCTTTGCTCACACCGCTGGACTCATTGCTGAAGCAGAGAAGCAAAAGCTGTACAACGTCACTGTACCGCCGCAGTTTGTGGGCAAAACCATTAAAGACGTCAAGCTAAAACCTGATCAAAAATATATTGCCCTCACCTTTGATGATGGTCCGTGGCCTGAGGTCACCAATAATATTCTCTACACGCTCAAGGCCCACGGCGTCAGGGCCACTTTCTTTGTCGTTGGCCTGCACGTACAGACCTATCCCGAACAGCTTCGGCAGGTCGTTGCTGAGGGACATGTTTTAGCCAATCACACCTGGAATCATCGCTATCACAAATTTTCATCAGCAGAGGCCGCCGTTCAACTGAAAAAAACAGCGGACATCATCTACAAGGAAACGGGCGTAAAGACGGCCCTGTTCCGGCCCCCAGGTGGCAAGCTCCACAATGGCCTTGTCAAATATGCCAACGCCCACAAATACAGCTCAATTATGTGGTCTCAGGATTCAGGAGACACCTCCCGTATCTCGTCATCCAGAATTTTGGCTAATATTCTCGCAGGTGCTAAACCAGGGGCGATTATCCTCATGCATGACGGTGGTGGGGATCGTCTCAAAACAGCCTCTATGCTGCCTCAGGCGATCAAAGAGCTTAAGAAACGTGGCTATCAATTTGTGACGGTACCCGAGCTATTTGAGCTTTCGGCGCAGAATAACGCTCCGAATTAG
- a CDS encoding glutathione S-transferase family protein, whose translation MKLGKSLPPSAIISLGKFVWTTMWQVMMSQMAPRDRKGSYLRPASQFRDTISPESDHPYPPESGRYHLYVGLGCPWAHRTLVVRTLKGLEEAIGVTVVAPSATAGGWIFESEHQGCKTLRDLYTLAKSGYQGRATVPVLWDQKTKTIVNNESAEIIVILNSQFNEFAQHPELDLYPESQSSDIETWNEKIYPAINNGVYRCGFAQTQIAYDEACGQLFTALDEIDAALATHRYLCGDHVTLADVRLFTTLYRFDTVYYGLFKCNRRRIKDYQYLGAYLRDLYQLPGVAETCNVEAVKRDYYGMLFPLNPGAIIPAGPDLEDLRVPHGRESVSQTPSAV comes from the coding sequence ATGAAGCTCGGTAAATCACTCCCTCCCTCCGCGATCATCTCCCTCGGTAAGTTTGTCTGGACAACGATGTGGCAGGTGATGATGTCTCAGATGGCCCCACGCGATCGCAAAGGCTCTTACCTACGTCCCGCCAGCCAGTTTCGAGACACCATTAGTCCCGAATCAGATCATCCCTACCCGCCAGAATCAGGGCGATATCATCTCTACGTGGGTCTCGGCTGTCCCTGGGCACACCGAACGTTAGTGGTACGCACCCTCAAAGGATTAGAAGAGGCCATTGGCGTCACCGTCGTTGCGCCTTCAGCAACAGCAGGCGGCTGGATCTTTGAGTCAGAGCATCAAGGCTGCAAAACGCTAAGAGACCTATACACGCTCGCAAAATCGGGTTATCAGGGACGAGCAACGGTGCCGGTCCTTTGGGATCAAAAGACGAAGACAATTGTCAATAATGAAAGTGCTGAGATCATTGTGATTCTCAACTCTCAGTTCAACGAGTTTGCCCAACACCCTGAACTGGATCTGTATCCTGAATCTCAGAGTTCAGACATTGAGACCTGGAACGAGAAGATCTATCCCGCCATCAACAACGGCGTCTATCGCTGCGGCTTTGCTCAGACTCAAATTGCCTATGACGAAGCCTGCGGTCAACTGTTTACAGCTCTGGATGAAATCGATGCTGCCCTGGCGACCCATCGCTATCTCTGTGGTGATCACGTTACCCTAGCGGACGTAAGACTATTCACGACGCTGTATCGATTTGATACAGTCTACTACGGCTTATTTAAATGCAATCGCCGCCGCATTAAGGACTATCAGTATTTAGGCGCGTATTTGCGAGATCTTTATCAGCTTCCGGGGGTTGCTGAAACCTGTAATGTTGAGGCAGTGAAGCGCGATTATTACGGAATGTTGTTCCCACTTAATCCTGGCGCAATCATTCCGGCTGGCCCTGACTTAGAAGACTTGAGGGTGCCTCATGGTCGTGAAAGCGTTAGTCAAACACCTTCTGCGGTTTAA
- a CDS encoding J domain-containing protein: MAHDLGQGAAFVAGGAAAGSWVSVNVGGMGLAFSGTAIGIGMTPVTLAGATAGAASYGLFRAVVEGDASALSAAALGGLGGAAVSLHVGGMGLAAKGTAISLGLAPLTVAGSVVGLAVYGLLKSLDRGGTKEPASQVFERMDSRVSWQESYTQALLELNIEALENQFGNDPLAQKFLEWQLDDDLEHLKKNLNIPSGASNATSQILTGQSLDRRFRQFQIDSELEELKAKMGLSLCSPKFSKESLLRLEAQIFSNKQFCFQRLENIACTFMPENKQAVGEWWQVLGVDQNATPTAVKQAYYQLAKRHHPDSSICTHAQANMQAVNIAYDKYQQRLKTLN; encoded by the coding sequence ATGGCGCACGATTTGGGTCAAGGAGCAGCCTTTGTTGCTGGTGGTGCAGCAGCAGGTTCTTGGGTATCAGTCAACGTTGGAGGCATGGGATTAGCTTTCTCTGGGACTGCCATTGGCATAGGCATGACGCCTGTGACCCTTGCTGGTGCAACAGCAGGTGCTGCCAGCTACGGTCTTTTCCGGGCGGTTGTTGAGGGTGATGCATCAGCGCTGAGCGCGGCTGCATTAGGAGGCTTGGGTGGAGCAGCAGTTTCCCTCCATGTCGGTGGTATGGGGTTAGCCGCGAAAGGAACTGCTATTAGCCTGGGACTGGCTCCTCTGACGGTTGCAGGATCAGTTGTTGGACTAGCAGTGTATGGTTTACTGAAAAGTCTGGATCGAGGAGGTACCAAAGAACCTGCATCTCAAGTCTTTGAGCGTATGGACAGTAGAGTGTCTTGGCAGGAAAGCTATACTCAAGCACTCTTAGAGCTAAACATAGAAGCTCTAGAGAATCAGTTTGGCAACGACCCTTTGGCACAAAAATTTTTAGAGTGGCAGTTGGACGACGACCTAGAGCATCTCAAAAAGAACCTCAACATTCCTTCGGGTGCAAGCAACGCAACAAGTCAAATTCTTACTGGTCAATCTCTTGATCGAAGATTTCGCCAATTTCAGATCGATTCTGAGCTAGAGGAACTCAAGGCAAAGATGGGACTTTCGCTGTGCTCACCTAAATTTTCTAAAGAGAGCCTATTGAGACTGGAAGCTCAAATCTTCTCCAACAAGCAATTTTGCTTCCAAAGGCTAGAGAACATTGCATGCACCTTCATGCCTGAGAATAAGCAAGCAGTGGGCGAATGGTGGCAAGTATTAGGGGTAGATCAAAACGCAACACCTACAGCCGTCAAGCAGGCATATTATCAACTTGCGAAGCGACACCATCCTGATTCCAGTATCTGCACCCATGCTCAAGCTAATATGCAAGCAGTCAATATTGCATATGACAAATACCAGCAAAGACTCAAGACTCTTAACTAA
- a CDS encoding DUF1643 domain-containing protein, with product MLESGATFDDSGAYRYRLWRRWDARGSLLTFVMLNPSRADAQTNDPTIRRCIRFAQSWGYGALEVVNLFAYCTSKPAELRQAKKPVGESCDRILIESARSAQMILLAWGNHGQYQNRGKVASKLLAEVGPLHCLGLTQKGEPRHPLYLKRDIQPKPYSVP from the coding sequence TTGCTAGAATCTGGCGCGACCTTTGATGACTCGGGTGCCTATCGCTACCGCTTGTGGCGGCGGTGGGATGCCCGAGGTTCTTTGCTCACGTTCGTGATGCTCAATCCCAGCCGAGCGGATGCCCAGACCAATGATCCGACAATTCGGCGCTGTATTCGGTTTGCTCAGTCCTGGGGCTATGGGGCGCTAGAAGTGGTCAATCTGTTTGCCTATTGCACCTCAAAGCCAGCAGAACTACGTCAAGCTAAAAAGCCGGTGGGGGAGAGTTGCGATCGCATCCTCATAGAGTCAGCGCGATCGGCCCAGATGATCCTGCTGGCCTGGGGCAATCATGGGCAGTATCAAAATCGGGGGAAAGTTGCGAGCAAGCTGCTAGCTGAAGTAGGTCCACTCCACTGTCTAGGTCTGACCCAGAAAGGAGAGCCAAGACATCCGCTCTATCTCAAACGTGATATTCAACCAAAACCCTATTCTGTCCCGTAG